The DNA segment GAGCGGGTCAGCTGGGCGGACTGCCCCAACTGCGGCGGCCTCGTGGCCGTCAGCTGGCGTGACGGGGACGCCATCGCGGTCGACTGCGTGGGTGGCTGCCGATTGCGGCTGGAACGCGGCCGGATCTCCGCCGTCATCCGAGACCCTGCCGGCGTGCTCGGTGATGCCGAGCAGATGGCCTCCCTCCTGGAGGACGCGGTCGTCGAAGCGTCGGAGGCCTACGGGCTGAGCGACTTCCGGGTGGCCGCCGGTCTCGTGGCCGACACGTGGGCGGACATCCTGCGTGAGGAGGGACGGTCACTCCGGCTCACCGCGCTGGCCACCGCTGCTGTCCGAGAGGTCGGCGCCCGACTGCACCGTCAACAGATCTCGGTCCGGCCGCGGAACTCCCGCAACGCCTCGACGGACATCCGCGTCCTCGTCGTCGACGATCATCCGTTGGCCCGGGTGAGGCTGACCGAGATGCTCGCCGGTGAAGCCGACATCAGCGTCGTCGGCGAGTGCGGACTCGGCTCGCAGGTCGTCGAGGCCGCTGCCCGCCTGCGTCCGCACATCGTGTGCCTGGACCGGTCGATGCCGGCTGAGGATGCCCTCGCCGCGACACGCGCTCTCCGGGCGGCTGATCCCGGGGTACGGATCGTCCTGGTGAGCAGCGGCGGTGAGGCACGGCTCGACGTCGCGCTCGCCGGCGCTGACGCACTCGTGCCGACGGACGCCGGTCGGCATGCGCTGCTCCGCTGCCTCCGCACGGTCGCCAGCAGGGGCACGGAATGCCCCTACTGCCTGTGAACGACGATCCCGACGCGACGCGCAACTCTCCGCAGACAGCGACACCGGGTCCCGGAGCGGCTCACCGGTGGACAGCGGCGGCAGAGCCCGATCGGCTGCCGGACCCACGCTCCTGAGGCGGGTCGTCCGCGGACGGGGGAGTGCCGCGAACACCTCGGGGCACCCAGAGCTACAGGGAGAGCATGAGCACCCCGGAGCCGCGCTCGGACGGCGAGCTGCTGCGGGCGGTGGCTGATCGTGACCGCGGGGCGCTGCGGGAGCTCTACGACCGGCACGCGTCCTGGCTCCGGGCGCGGCTGGCCCGGCGGTGCAGTGACCGGGAGGTGGTCGAGGAGGTCCTGCAGGACACGTTCCTCGCCGTCTGGCGCGATCCGAAGGGCTACCGCGGCACCGGCGACGTGCCGGCCTGGCTCTGGGGCATCGGAATCCGTCGCCTCCTGAGCGCCGTTCGCCCGCGTCGTCCGCTGCCCCTCCGGCTGCTGGTGGCACCGCCGGCCCCGTCGGCCGAGGACGTCGTCCTGCTGGGCGTGGAGCACGGGGACCTCGCGGCCGCCGTCGACGGGCTCTCCCCGGAGCTGCGCGCCGTCGTCCGGGCCTGCGTGCTCGACGGCCTGACCAGCCGCGAGGCGGGGCGGCTGCTCGGCCTGCCGGCCGGCACGGTGCGCACCCGGATGTCGCGCGCACGCACCCAACTGCACGAGGCCCTCACCCGGGAGGCGTGGACATGACCTGGCACCTGGAACCCGTCCTGATCGACCACTACCTCGGCGGCCGGCTGCACGAGGCTCGCGCCAGCTCGGTGGAGACCCACCTGATGACGTGCGCCGACTGCCGTGGGCAGGTCGCGGCAGCCGACCGCACTCCAGCCCAGGTGCACGAACGCAGCTGGGCCGCCGTGGCCGCGGCCGTCGACGAGGAGCCCGCCGGGGCGGTGGAACGCGCGCTCGGGCGGTGGCTGCGGCCCGACGTCGTCCGGCTGGTCGCCGCCGCACCCGTCATGCGGCGGGCCTGGTGGTCTGCCGGCGCGCTGCTGCTCGTCACCGCGCTCGTCGCCGCCCAGCTGGGTGGCACGGGGTACGGGACGTTGCTGTTCGTCGTCACCGCGCCGCTGGTACCGCTGGCCGGGGTCGCGCTGGCGTACGCCGGCAGCGACGACCTGGTGGGCGAGGTCGCCGTGACCACGCCCTACTCACGGTTCCGCCTGCTCCTGCTCCGCACCGGAGCGGTGGTGACGGCGACGCTCCCGGTGATCGCGGTGCTGGCGGCAGCGTTGCCGGTCGACGCCCGGCTCGCCACCGTCTGGCTGGCCCCCACCGCCGCGCTCTGCGCCACGACCTTGCTGCTGTCGGCCCGCTGGAGCACCCGCCGCGTCGCTGCCGTCCTCGGGCTGGCGTGGCTCAGCGCCTCGTGGCTGACGCTCCGGCCGCCGCGCGCCGCGCCAGCCGTGGCGGAGCTCCTCGACCAGTCGGCCCTGTTCCGGCCCGCCGGTCAGCTGGCGTTCGGGCTGGTCGCGGCGCTCGCCCTCGCCGTCGCCGTCATCCGCCGGGCGTCGTTCGAGGACAGGAGGACGGCATGACCACGATCTCGCTGCGGGAGGTGGGGAAGCGGTTCCGCTCCTCCGTGGCCCTCGCTGACGTCTCCGTGGACATCGGGCCCGGGGTCACCGGTCTGCTGGGGCCCAACGGGGCAGGGAAGACCACCCTGCTGCGGATCGTGAGCACCGCCCTCGGCCAGGACTCCGGCACCGTCCGGGTGTTCGGCCAGGACCCCGGCGACCCCGCCGGCCGGCTGGAGATCCGCCGGAGCCTGGGCTACCTGCCGCAGGACCCCTCGACCTACCGCACCTTCACCGCGTTCGCGTTCGTCGACTACGTCGCCGTGCTCAAGGAGATGACCGACCGCCGGGCCCGCCACGAGGAGGTGCGGCGGGTGCTCGACGTGGTCGGCCTGGGCGACCGCGCGCACCAGCGCATCCGCGCGCTCTCCGGTGGCATGCGCCGGCGCCTCGGACTGGCCCAGGCGCTGCTCGGCCGGCCGCGGCTCCTGGTGCTCGACGAGCCCACCGTCGGCCTGGACCCCGAGCAGCGGCTGCGCTTCCGGGAGATCCTGGGCGGCCTCGCCCCCGAGACGACCGTGCTGCTCTCCACCCACCTCACCGAGGACGTCACCGCACTGTGCCCCCGGGTCGTCGTCCTGGACCGCGGCCGCGTGCGGTTCGACGGGCCGACCGCCGAGCTCGCCGCGCTCGCCGGCGGCCGGGTCTGGGACGCCGCCGAGCCCGCCGTCGGAGCCGCCGTCACCTGGCGGACGCCGGAGGGTCGCTACCGCAACGTCGGCGACCCACCGCCGGGCGCCGCCCTCGTCGACGCGGGACCCGAGCACGGGTACCTCCTGCTCACCGGCGGCTCGGCACGGGACGGGGTCGGGTCGTGACGACGACGGGGGCGACCGCGCGCCCGACGGCCGTCGAGCCCCGCACCGTGGCCGGGCTGGCACGCCTCGAGATGCGCTACACGTCCCGCAGCCCGCTCCTGTGGCTCGGCGCCGTGGTCACCGCCCTGCTGTCGTGGCAGCCCCTCCTCGACGGCACGGCCGAGCCGGCGACGGCACCGGAGGACCCCAGCTTCCGGTTGGACCTGGCCCTCGGCCCGCTCGCCCTGGCCGCGTCCGTCGTGGCCGACTGGGCAGCCCTGCGGGAACGTCCCACGACGACGGAGGAGCTCTTCGGGACGACGTCCGCGCGCCGGTGGGAGCGGACGGCCGGCCTGCTCGGTGCCGCCGCCGTCCCGGCGCTCCTCGCCGCCGTGGTCACCGGGGTCCGGTTCGTCCTGCTGCTCCGGACCGACGGCGTGCCGATCGGGGCCGGCCCGTGGACGGCGACGCTCGCGCCCACCCCGGTCGAGGCGCTCGGTGGGCCGCTGGCGGTCGGCTGCGTCTTCGTCGCCGGTGTCGCCTTCGCGCGTGTGGTCCGGTCCAGGACGCTCGGCGCGGTCGTCGGCTTCCTGGGCTACGCCCTGCCCTTCGTCGTCCCGGCGCTCTGGGTCAGCGCACCGTTCGCGTTCTTCGCCGTCTCCCGGACGGCGGCGTCCGCGACCGACCTGGGCCCCGCGGTCTCCCCGGGCGAGGAAGGCCGGTGGAGCGCGATCTACCCGCCAGGGGACTTCGCCACCAGCTACGTCGCGATCGACAGGGACCTCGGGCTGTACGCCGCGCACCTGGTCGCCGTCGGGGGGATCGCGCTCGCCCTCGCCGGGCTCGCTCTGGTCCGCAGTGGTCAGGACAGCCGATCGCGGGCCATCCTCCTCGGCGGGGTGGCAATGGCGGTCGCGGGGATCGTGACCCAGCTGCTCCTCCACGAGGGCGCGAGGCAGTGGCTGGGACCGGTGTGAGCGGTGGGCACGGCCCGGGCTGGCCGTTGCTGCTGGCGGCCGGCCTGCCCACCGTCCCCTGGGCGACGGTGCTGACGACGGTCGGCCTGGCCGCCGGCCTGAGCCTGCTGCTCCCCGTCCTCCCCGCACCGGCGGACGGGTTGCTGCCACCGCTCGCTGTCGTCGTGGTGGCCTGCGGGTGCGCCGCTGCGGCCGACGACGCGACCGCCGCGGTCACCGAGGCCGTCCCGGTGACGGTGCGCCGCCGACTGCTGGCGCGGGTGCTGCTGGTGGTGCCGCTGTCGGCGCTGGGGGCGGTCGGGGTCGCGCTCGGGTCCGCGTGGGCGGGAGCGACCCCCGGCGCCGGCCTGGCGGGACTGTGGGCCGGCACGGGTGCGCTGGGCCTGGCGTCCGGTGCTGCTGTCCGGAGGGTGGCGGACCTGCCCGCCGTGGCTGCGGCTGCGGTCCTCGCCGGGGGTGGGCTGGTCGTGGTCACGACCGTGCCTCCGGAGGTCCTCGAGGTGGCTGCCTGGGACTCGGTTTCCGAGCGGACCGCGCTGGCCCTGGTCGTCGCAGTCGCCGTGCTCAGCCGGGTCACCCGGGACCCGGCTACCCGCCGGACCTAGGTCCCTTCGATCGGGTGGCTGCCGCGCCCGTCCCGAGACCGCCTCGGCCTCCGAAGGGTTGAGGAACCCGTCGGCCCGCAGGCTGGGTGCCTTGCCCACATGTCATGTTCTGGGTCCGGCTGCGCGGAGGCTTGAGCGGCTTGGCCGATCGGTCGAGGCACGGCGGGTCAGCAGGGCTTGTGCAGCTCTGGTGTCCTCGAGCGGCCCACCATGGGACCCGCCGACCCATCTCCCCTCGTTCATCGACTTTGGGGGAAGAACGGGCGGAGAGGGGCTGGCGGCTTGAAGGCTCTCCAGGACCCCTCAGCCATCCCGAGCCGGTCGGCCAGCAACCACGGCACGGCAGGGTTGTAACCGAGGCCCAGGTGACTACCACGAACCTCTACGTTCTCCCGACGAGCCCGGGACTCGTACCTGCATGACGACCACGGCACGATGCCGTCCGACCGGCTGTACACCGACGTCGCAGGCACGCGAAGTGAGCCGCGCTCGGCCCAGGGCCGAGGCAAGGCGTCGACCCCGCGGGGTAGGCGAGGGCCGCGGTCCACCATGCCCGAGGCGCTCCGCATCCACGGGGCCTGCCGCGTCACTGGGCTGCCCAGCGTGACGATTCCGCGGACGCTGGCCGGCGCGGCCCTGGCCAACTCCTGGGCGTACAGCCCCCCGAGACTCCACCCGACCAGGCTGACTCGCCGTCCCGAGCTCCGGTGCAACCGGTCAAGGCGCGAGCGCAGTTCCTCTACGACCCGCCCGGTGGGACCGCGGTTCCTGCCGAGGCTCCACGCGGACACGTCATGTCCGAGAGCTCGCAGAGCGGTGCGGAGAGGCATCGTGGCGGCATCGCCGGTCAACCATCCCGGCAGCACCAGCACGGCGTGGCCGTCACCGCGGCGCGCTGTCGTGAGCATCGGCCACACCGCCGCGAGGGCGGCGACGTCCAACGCGGCTCGCGGCGGTTCAGTCGCGAGCCGGGCCAGGGAGCGGACGCGCGTGGTCGTGAGCACCTGGCCAGCATCCCCTGGCTGGCAGCAGTCGCGCCTCACGTGAGGCCCTCGCTGACAGGAGCTCGCGGCGTCGCCCGCGTCCGCGTGCACTCGCTCCGTCCCCGGAGCCGCCCTCCGGGCGAGCCACCGGTGTCTCCGAGCGGCCCACTATGGGGCAGCTTGAGTACAACCGCAGACTTAGGGCGCGGCCTCAGCTGCCCGGCGTGGGGGCTTGGCCCTGGCAGGCTTGCCGTCATGAAGCGCGCCGGGGTGAACCCCCGGGATCGGGAAACGGCCGCAGGCCCGGCCGCCAGCCTCCGGACACCTTGGGGACACCCGTGGCTTCGCGGCTGTGTTAGGTGGGCAGACTCGCTCTAGGCTGAGAGCATGACGGACCGAGTGCTACGGGTAGTCGCGCTCGCGTCTGTCGCGGGCGGGGTTGCGATCGTTGTCGTCGTTTTGGCCGCTGTTGGAGCGGCGGACGAGTGGTCGACGCAGGCAGTCGTCTCGGTCGTGTCAGTAGCGGTGGGCGCGATCGCCGCTGCCCTGACGCTGTCGCAGTCCGTTGGCCAGAGCAGGGAAGCGCAGCGCCAGAGCCTGAAGAGCGACGCAAGACGTGACTACCTGTTGAAGGCGCAAGCTCGAGACATCCTGACCCTGTTGCAATTTGAAGCAACGGTTAATGGCCCGGAGCATCCGGCGGAACCTACGGCTGCTGCTAAATCAAATATCCATGGCCTTATGACGATCCGCGACCGCCTGCTCGCGCAAGGGTCAGTGGAAGAAGCTGAAGAGTTGGACGAGCAGTTGCGCGCAACCTTGTCTGCACTCCCGGCGTGGCTCGTGTGGAAATCGGCGGAGGGACTCGACTTCCTCGCCGAGCGCAAGCAGTGAGCCCGAAGAACAAGCAACCACCACCGGAACCGAAGACTCCTCTCTGGAAGACGTTCCTGGCTGGGCTGGCTGTGGTTGCCACTGCGCTGGGTGGGGGTGCAGGCGCAGCTGCCGTGATCGATGCGTTCCAAGGACCCAAGCCGACCCCGCAGGTTTGTACGGACTACTGGGAGACCATCGGTGACCTCAAAGAGGACGGTTTTGCTGCCTTCGAACTACTTCGCGACGCCGAGCTTGAGGAACGCTGCGGGGACGCTGGAGATGTAGCGGATGGGTGGAACTAGGGCCACCTCTGCACCGAAATTCTAAGCTGCTTGGTACGCGGCGACTCCCCTTGGATACGGGCGCGGAGTCGCTGCGCATGCGTAAACCCAGCACGCTCGACTGGACATGCGCCACGACCTGCTAGCTCCGCTTCCTCCAGGCGGACGCGAGTCTTCGGAATAGGGGCAGTCCCCGGCTTTGCGGCCAGGGCTTCGAGGGGTTGGGCATGGTGTCCCCAAGCGGCCGGCGCGTTCAGGCGGTCGTCGCAACACCCCTGTGAGCGCGAGGTGTTGTGGTGGTTTCGGAGTGGCGGCAGTCGCGATCAGCACTCCCATCAACTGGGCCGGTGGACGTCGAGGGCATCAAGGCGTTGATCACGGAGGTCTTGGCAACCCTCTCCGCCTGGAGCGGGTCACCTGGAGGAGAGCCGTGAACGGCTCCGGCAGTACCGGGAGACACCCGAACACGATTTGGACTACCTGCGGCTGCGGGTCACTCCCCGCACATCCGACGCTCTAGACGTCGCGATCGATGTCTATGAGGCGCAGGGCGTGGTCAACGTCTTCATCGGCGACTTCCTGCCGATCGAACTGACAGCGCCGATCAACATCAACAGCGAACCGCCAGGACCTTCCATGGACGTGATCCGAGCAGCCCTGTCGAGGCCACCACCGGTCTTGTTGACGGCAAACAAGCCGCACCGCCTTGGTCCTGAGCCTGATGTGTCGCTGTCCCTGATGCCGCCCGGTGCCCCAGAGCGGCCCTCTACCGGGCACTTGGTGCCGGCGGCCCAGCAGGCACTATGCGGCTGTGCAACGAGTCGACGTCGGGGTTTTCCCTGTTGCGCCCGATCGCTGGGTCGCGGTGATCGAGACTCCCAACGGGCCGTTCTCGACCGAAGCGCCTAGCCCGCTGCGAGTCGAGGCCGAAGCTCGCCTGGCCGTCGTGCACGTCCTCGGGTGGAGTGAGTTCGAGCTGACTTTGGTCGACGACCTTGGTGACCCGTGGTCTCCCGCTGCGGCGGATGCGCAGGCCGTACGGCTACTCGCCCCATAGCGGCCCACTCTGGGTCACCTTGCCCAACGCTCCAGCAGGTCGACATCCGAGGGCTCGCGCGGCTCAAGGCACGATGCGGTCATGTCTCAGTCGGTCCCAGCAGAGTCCCTCGGCGACCAGGTGCCCTTTCACAGTGAGCGAGCCTTCCAAGTTTGGCGCTACGACGTCGGGCATGGGCTCTTGCTGCTTCGCAGCGTGAAAGGCGGCCAGCACTCCTTTCGGATCGACGTGCTGTTCTCCGACACGAAGACCATCAATCTGCCGACATCGTTCGTTGGCCTTCGAATTCACCTCGGGGCGGACGGCAGTTACCTCCTCAGTGGAGACGGCTGGACAGGTGAGGTCCGGGCAGCCAGCGTCGCCGACCGCGAAGATAACGGCGAGTACTTCGAGGAGGGCCCTTCGAAAATGCCTTCCTTCGACGGAACGCCTAGGGCCTAGCTGTCTCCTAGGCCGCCCCATGAGACGCCGCGGCGAGTCGCCCTGAGCGGCCCACTATGGGATAGCCCGTCAACAGCCAGGCGGGTCATCCCCTGTCTAGGCGTTGGCGAACGTCGGGGGCGGCAGTCTGGCGTCAGCCTTAGGGTTGTACGTGAATCTGACCGAGTATGTCGGCGAGCGCGTCGGGCATCGATGTCATGGCCTGGTGCGATGACGGGAGCCGGCGTTTGTGGTCGGCGGCAGCGGCCATCTGCTCTTGAGCGGCGGGGGGAATGGCCTGGTCCTTCTCGCAGATGATGTAGGTCGTGGGGTGGCCACGGTCAGGCGCGGTGCTGGGGGCGGTTGCGCTGGAGATCGACTGAGGCAGGAGCCGACGCAGGTTGGCGTAGGCGCGCTGCTCGTCGACGTCGGCGCACAGCGTCTGCCGGAGCAGCGCCAGATCGTCGGTGGTCCTGAGCGTTCCGTCGTCGTGCGGTGACATCCATGTCGGCGGCGGCCCCGCCCCGAGCAATTCCATCGCCGACTGCCCCCGCTGCGGCCAGAACGCGGCGAGGTAGACGCTGTGGGCGACCGCGGGATGATCGGCGAGCTCGGTGATCGCCATCCCGCCACCGGAATGACCCACCAGGACGACGGGTTCCCCGACGCGGTCCACGGTCTGCTTCACCGCCTCAGCGTCGGCTGCTAGATCGCCTAGTGCTGCCGGATCGGTCCCCGCGCTTGGCAGCTGCTCTATCACCTCGACGCGATGTCCGGCCCTCCTCAGCCGGTCGGCGACCTCACTCCAGTACCAGCCCCCGACGAAACCGCCGTGCACGAGTACGAAGGTCGTCATAGCCCGAGTGTGATGCCCCCACTCGCAGCAGAACAGAGCGGACGGGCCCTGGTCTCGATGGCCCGGCTTGACGCCCGCAGGGATCGCCGCTGATGCCGTACGAGGAAGACCTGCGCTGACCCGTCCCATAGGCCGCCTTCCGGGCGAGACCGGCATCGGTGTCCCCGAGCGGCCCGCTCAGGGACGGCCCTCTTTCGAGGTGCTGACCTGACACGGGCGTGGTGTCCAGCCTCTTGTGGCATGCAAGCTGCGCGTATGAGGCCGGGGCTCAAGTTCGCTCGTCGGAGCAGGCGGGATCAGCGCGGTCTGTCCCTTGCCTGGCTGACCTGCGTGCTGGCTCTAGGGGTAGTCGGCTGGCTGAGGATCGGTGCATCACAGACCCCAGAGTGGCTCGTCGTGATGTGGCCGCTCTGTTGGGTCGCGGTCTTTTCGCTGTACGTCCTCTTGGTCCGGCGAGATGAGCCGCCGGACGGCTGGTGACGGGGTTCCGCTGCGACCTCCGTGTGACCCTGAGCGGCCCACTCGGAAGCAACCCGCTACGTAGGCGTCGCAGCGCCAGCGACCTTGCGGTCAACGCGACGAACCACCAAGATCACGAGGCCGTCCGGCGAGGCGAGACGCCGGGCGACTGACGCACACGGGCAGCGAGTCGCCGGAAGACCGTTGCAAGGCTGAGATGCGCTGGACAGGAGGGAGGCTATGAGGTCGCGGTGGCATTCGCTTGGTTCGACAAAATGAAGAGCGACTTGGTGAGAGAAGATCCCAACTATCCCTCGGTCAGGACACGATATCGCGCGTCCCTGCTGGCCACATGCCTGGGACTCGCCGTGACGATAGGACCTTGGATCGACACCGGCCTGCCTTTGGCTGACCGGGCGATTTATTCGACTGCTGGCCTGGTTGTGTTTCTCATTGCCTTCTGGTCTTGGCGCTTGTTCAAGAAGGCGTTGGCTAGACAGCAGTGACGCCCTCAAAGGTTGGCGGTAGATCGAGCATGGGAAAGGGGGGCGGCGGGAAGATGGGTCGGGCCGCGAGTTTGTTGGGGTCGATCGTAGGCGTGCTCTTGGTCGTGGCCGGATTGATTGTTGGGGTCGAATGGTGGTACATCACTCTCGGCGTGATTGCCATCCTCGCGTTCTCGATATCTATCACTGTCGCTCGTCGTCGCGGGTCGCAATAAGCCCAACTGTCAGGCGCGCCCGCAGTCATGGCGGGCCTGGCTATGTCCCCAAAGCCACCCTCTGGGCGGAACGGGCGTTGCTGTCCCTGAGCAGCCGGCGGTTTCAAGCGGTCGTCGCAACGACTGGCTTTTCGGGGTCGGACAGTAGCCGCTGCATGGCTTGCGCTGGGGTGATGAACCCGAGGGTCTGGCGGGGTCTGCCATTGAGTTCAGCAGCGACGGCCTCGAGGTCCTCAGCGCTGTGAACGGAGAGGTCGGTGCCCTTCGGAAAATATTGGCGCAGCAGGCCGTTGGTGTTCTCGTTGCTGCCGCGTTGCCAGGGCGAGTGCGGATCGCAGAAGTAGATCGCCATGTCAGTAGCCAGCGTGATGGCCTGGTGTTGAGCCAGCTCGGTGCCCTGGTCCCAGGTCAATGAGCGACGCAGCTGCTCGGGCAGGGTCGTGATCGCTGCGACCAACCGGTCGCGGACGGTCTGGGCGCCGTGCCCGTCGGGCAGGTGCACCAGCAGGCAGAAGCGAGTCGTGGCGTTCGACCAGGGTGGCGATCCCCGACCGGCAGTGCTGGCCCAGGATCAGGTCGCCCTCCCAGTGGCCGGGCACCGCCCGGTCGGCGGCTTCAGCCGGCCGTTCGCTGATCGACACCATGCCGGAGATCTTCGCCGTGGTCGGGCTAGAGAACCCGTGGGGCCGGCGCCAGGCCCGACCGGTGCGCAGATGCCGGTGCAGCTCGGTGCGCAGCTGGCCGCGGCCCTGCACGAACAGCGCCTGATAGATGGTCTCGTGGCTCACCCGCATCGCCGCCTCGTCGCCGTGCTCGCCGGCCAGGTGCGCGCTGATCTGGGCCGGGCTCCACTTCAGGCACAGCTTGGCCTGGACCGCCAGGGCCAGCCGTGCGTCCTCCAGCTTGAACGGCTTGGGCCGTCGCGCCCGCAGCCCGGCGCGTTTGTGCGCCGCGTACGGCGCGTAATTCGCCCGCCTCGCCCGTCCGGCCGCCGGCACGGGCCCGTTGCGGCCCAGCTCGCGACTGATCGTCGACGGGGCGCGGCCGAGCCGGGCAGCGATCGCGCGCATCGACGCGCCGTCCAGGTGCAGGTCGGCGATCTGCAGCCGTTCCTCCAGCGACAGATATCTCGCCGACACCACCCGCGGTGCCGCCGGCGGTCGACCGCTCGAGTCGCGTCGCCACCGATATCCCTGCCGCCGATCCACGCCGACAGCCTCACAGGCCTGCGAAGAGGACGATCCCGCCGTCACCAGCTCCCAGAACCGCTCCTGCCGCTCATCCAGAACCCGCCGCCATTCCGAAACCACCACAACACCTCACGCCGAAAGGGTGTTGCGACGACCGCCTGAGTCCGCCGC comes from the Modestobacter italicus genome and includes:
- a CDS encoding anti-sigma factor family protein, encoding MTWHLEPVLIDHYLGGRLHEARASSVETHLMTCADCRGQVAAADRTPAQVHERSWAAVAAAVDEEPAGAVERALGRWLRPDVVRLVAAAPVMRRAWWSAGALLLVTALVAAQLGGTGYGTLLFVVTAPLVPLAGVALAYAGSDDLVGEVAVTTPYSRFRLLLLRTGAVVTATLPVIAVLAAALPVDARLATVWLAPTAALCATTLLLSARWSTRRVAAVLGLAWLSASWLTLRPPRAAPAVAELLDQSALFRPAGQLAFGLVAALALAVAVIRRASFEDRRTA
- a CDS encoding response regulator, producing MEGRGTADLNGPSVSMRPVEEQVCARRRRSGVHRGATVRPLRRRAACTQENETMDASERVSWADCPNCGGLVAVSWRDGDAIAVDCVGGCRLRLERGRISAVIRDPAGVLGDAEQMASLLEDAVVEASEAYGLSDFRVAAGLVADTWADILREEGRSLRLTALATAAVREVGARLHRQQISVRPRNSRNASTDIRVLVVDDHPLARVRLTEMLAGEADISVVGECGLGSQVVEAAARLRPHIVCLDRSMPAEDALAATRALRAADPGVRIVLVSSGGEARLDVALAGADALVPTDAGRHALLRCLRTVASRGTECPYCL
- a CDS encoding alpha/beta fold hydrolase → MTTFVLVHGGFVGGWYWSEVADRLRRAGHRVEVIEQLPSAGTDPAALGDLAADAEAVKQTVDRVGEPVVLVGHSGGGMAITELADHPAVAHSVYLAAFWPQRGQSAMELLGAGPPPTWMSPHDDGTLRTTDDLALLRQTLCADVDEQRAYANLRRLLPQSISSATAPSTAPDRGHPTTYIICEKDQAIPPAAQEQMAAAADHKRRLPSSHQAMTSMPDALADILGQIHVQP
- a CDS encoding RNA polymerase sigma factor, whose product is MSTPEPRSDGELLRAVADRDRGALRELYDRHASWLRARLARRCSDREVVEEVLQDTFLAVWRDPKGYRGTGDVPAWLWGIGIRRLLSAVRPRRPLPLRLLVAPPAPSAEDVVLLGVEHGDLAAAVDGLSPELRAVVRACVLDGLTSREAGRLLGLPAGTVRTRMSRARTQLHEALTREAWT
- a CDS encoding ATP-binding cassette domain-containing protein, encoding MTTISLREVGKRFRSSVALADVSVDIGPGVTGLLGPNGAGKTTLLRIVSTALGQDSGTVRVFGQDPGDPAGRLEIRRSLGYLPQDPSTYRTFTAFAFVDYVAVLKEMTDRRARHEEVRRVLDVVGLGDRAHQRIRALSGGMRRRLGLAQALLGRPRLLVLDEPTVGLDPEQRLRFREILGGLAPETTVLLSTHLTEDVTALCPRVVVLDRGRVRFDGPTAELAALAGGRVWDAAEPAVGAAVTWRTPEGRYRNVGDPPPGAALVDAGPEHGYLLLTGGSARDGVGS